DNA sequence from the Paenibacillus azoreducens genome:
GAGCGGGTTAAAGAGGCCGGGGCTGCCGGACGTTTTGTGATGCATGCGCTGGTGGACCAGAAGTGGCCGCTTTTTAACGATCAACTGGAGCTGTTCTACAGCGAGCAGCGGATCATAGCCTATCGATATTCGCCGATTCAGATTGTGACATCGGGTACGGGGGATGAAGAGAGTCAGAAAATGATGCCGGCAAGCAACGCGCTTAAAACGCTGGTGGAGCGGCATATTCCTCCGGGTTCGGCGATCAAGGACATACAGCTTGGGTATTACGGACAGGTATATAACTCGGAAAGCCAGATAGCCGCACCGTCGTGGCGGTTCACATTGGAAAGCGGAGAGATGTATTATGTCCAGGGCATCAGCGGGGATGTTACGGTGACCAGCCCGAAGAGCGAGAAAGAAAAGGAGTAAGGGGAATGGGGATATCTTTTACAGTGCTGTCCAGCGGTTCGACAGGCAATGCAACCGTGGTCAGAAATGAAGAAACGACGTTGATGATCGATGCCGGTCTCAGCGCCAAGCGGATCGATGAGCTGATGAAGGAGCGGGAAGTGACGGGTGAAGAAATTGACGGTATCCTTGTCACCCACGAGCATTCCGATCATATCAAAGGCCTTGGCGCCGTAGCGCGTAAATATGATTTACCGATCTACGCCAACGAAAAGACATGGGAAGCGATGGAGAAATCGATCGGGAAAATCGCCGAGGAAAAACGGATCGTTATGGACACCGGCGAAGTGCGTGACTTTAGTTCGCTGCGCGTGGAATCCTTTGGCATTTCGCATGATGCGGCCGAGCCGGTCGGGTATTGTTTTTATGAAGGAAATGAGAAACTCAGCGTAGTAACGGATCTCGGTTATATGAGCGACAAAGTAAAGCAGGCCATCAGCGGTTCAGATGTGTTGGTCCTCGAATCGAACCATGATATCGAGATGCTGCGCATGGGCAGATATCCTTGGAATATCAAACGCCGCATTTTGGGCGACAAAGGCCACTTATCAAATATAGATGCAGGCGAAGCGTTAAGCGAACTGCTGACAGGTGATCTGAAACGGACCTATTTGGCACATCTCAGCCGCGACCATAACATGATGGATTTGGCAAAAATGACGGTGCGTGACAGCATGGAGGAGCGCGGCTGTTTTTATAAAGACAGCGAATTCAAGTTATGCGATACGTATTACGACCGCGCTACACCATGGGATAAGGTGAGTGAACCATAAACTGGTCGAGTTCGGCCGCCTTCCTCTCCACTTCTTCCCGGGTGAGGATGCCCTTGTCAATCAGCAGTTCCACGATCGTGCTGAGGGCAAGGGTATTGCGGTAATGCTCGTCCTTCAAATCTCCAAGCTTGGCCATCATTTGCACATAGTCCATACCGGATGGAAATCGTTCGATCATATGTTTTTCCTCCTCATATTGTTTTATTGCTCCTCTTAACTAGCGTTTCCCAAAAGATCTTATCAAATTCCATAAATCACCATCATTTGTTTTCCGAAATCGATTGGGTCCGGCCGCGTTGATGTGGTACAATGATCTGTACCGGAAAAGCTTGAAATACCTTGCCAGATCTGGGCTTGCGACGGCTCTGTATCCCTGTGTTAGCGGAGAATTTGAGTCTGTAAAGTGGTCAGAATAAGCTTTTTGCGGAACATTTTAAAATGATAGAATCAACCCGGCCAAACCATTTCTACGATTATGAGCATGATTTTTTACGACATGATGTCCGGGTGTTTTGAAAATGCGTTGATAGATTTCTTTAATATTCTAGTATTCAAAAGACCGGAATATTCCTGTTATAAGAGATTTTGTTTTGAATAAATAGAAAACAGTTTTTTTCTTGGACTTTTTTCCAACATTCCGCTTAGGAAGGGCCCTTTTTGGGTGAATAAAAAATAAAGGAAAATATACATGAAACCTTTGGGGTTATCCGATAGTTTATATTAGAGGAACGTTTTTTTGATGTATTAGCAGTGGTTTCTCTTGCGATTTCCGGATGTGGTTTCTATTTAATGACTTTTGCACTACAGAAAAAACAGCGCCCAAAAGGTAATCTTTAGGTATAGAATGGATTTTTTCTAATAGTCTTAATAGGGAAGGTTGATTGAATCGTTCAAAAAGCGGATGATTTCGCAGAGCCGAATGCTATGACCGGGCAAAGAAAACTGAAATGGAAGGTACATACCTTACAGAGGTGTTTGAAAATATACGCTGCTGCATTGATTTCGGGTGCGTGAACAAAGGGGAGAGGATCATATGGGGCTGTTTCACGACGATTTTTATTCGACGAAGGTGTCGAAAAGCAGACAGGGATTCCGCAGAGCCCGCAGAACGCGGGTTGTTTGGCCCAAATCGAGGAGAAGCCGCGGGCTTTCGACGCTGCAGATCGCCACGCTTAGTTCGATTATTAGTGCATTTGTAGCGGTGCTGCTGTTCAGTATGATCATGGGTTTGCCCGCTCCCGGCAAAGAAGCTGCCATTGTCAGCGCGATTGGCTCCAAACGGATGGAAACAGCCGATCCTTATGAGCGCCTAATCCAGGCTGCCGCCAAGGTGCGGCCGACCGTGGTCAGCATTGTCAATTACAAAGACGGCAAGAAGGCCAGAAACAAGCTGGATGATTCGGCTTTGGGGTCTGGCGTGATTTTCAAAATAGATCAAGGGCAAGCTTTTATCATTACCAACAATCATGTCATTGAAGGCGCGCAAGAGCTCGAAGCGGTGACCGTTAACGGCGAAATGAAAAAAGCGAAGCT
Encoded proteins:
- the yycI gene encoding two-component system regulatory protein YycI codes for the protein MDWGRAKNVLIYAFLLLNLVLGYQLWNDVREQADTSLDFASLSESTQKVMKEKSIQLLCQIPSITPQLPKITYQYLNGENIGPQIGLEDKIESQLIFRDKDLVSALKGPIPQIGNYQYDPQGSEYMTKSEMERVKEAGAAGRFVMHALVDQKWPLFNDQLELFYSEQRIIAYRYSPIQIVTSGTGDEESQKMMPASNALKTLVERHIPPGSAIKDIQLGYYGQVYNSESQIAAPSWRFTLESGEMYYVQGISGDVTVTSPKSEKEKE
- a CDS encoding MBL fold metallo-hydrolase; the encoded protein is MGISFTVLSSGSTGNATVVRNEETTLMIDAGLSAKRIDELMKEREVTGEEIDGILVTHEHSDHIKGLGAVARKYDLPIYANEKTWEAMEKSIGKIAEEKRIVMDTGEVRDFSSLRVESFGISHDAAEPVGYCFYEGNEKLSVVTDLGYMSDKVKQAISGSDVLVLESNHDIEMLRMGRYPWNIKRRILGDKGHLSNIDAGEALSELLTGDLKRTYLAHLSRDHNMMDLAKMTVRDSMEERGCFYKDSEFKLCDTYYDRATPWDKVSEP